The nucleotide sequence aGCAAACTTTATACTTTTGAtgtagaaaataaattaaaatattctaaataatatTAACCATAAAATTCATATtggtttatttattattattacagGTCTATTATgctgtataaatatataaaaaaattaaaaaaattattaagcctttaattaatttttgtaataatcTGAGAAATTGGGCATGACTATTGTGGTAATTGCATGACCTAGGAGCTATTAGCCATGGACTAATCACGTCGTTGCATGAAACTGGGCAATGACTATTGTGGTAATTGCATGACCTAGCAATAACTATTAGCCATGGACTAATCACATATTACGTTCACATCGATCAAAGACTTTTACATTGCATGTCTTACATTTTAAGTCACAATTATCATTTATAACACTACTATTAGACcatcagttatatatatatatatatatatatgtacctaATAAATACTCATATACTATGTTTTATCAAATGCACCCGTTTCTAGTCTTATAATAAtcatactagattttgacccgtgcttCGAAAGCGcggatatttttttgttgatccTTTTGACAAAATTTTCTTGAATCTAAttcttattaaataaataatttttaagttGTTTTATCATAATGTTTGAGTTTGAAGCACCATTTTTATATCCAATCCCGACTCATGGTCGCAACTCGACGACCCAGAATATAATCGAGTttgcatttataaaaaatatgataaatctaATAACAATCTAAAAATTTGCTATTAACCTGTAATACGATACCGATTGATCTTATATAAACTCAAAAAACATgataaaaatgattaaatttttcatatatttataaaactaaaattgaataaaattttattatatcattcGAAAAAAtgttaacagaaaaaaaattattgatataacagtgttagtttatttttgttataaataacttagtataagtttatgttttcatttttaggtttaaaagttaattttatgatattttttatttaattatttattatgttaatttttaggtaaaattttaatttggttttacggaatattcaaaaaaaaatgttaatttttaggcaaaatttttaggtttaaaagttaaatttataatattttttctttaataatttattatgttaattttaggtaaaatttttatttggttttacggaatattcaaaaataaaatttatgatggatgaaaattaaaataaatgatagtcaaatatgtatatgatatatggttTACAGTAtagtattttagtttatattagaatttttttgttatattgaatatatgcataatatttgaatgatttattttgaatattgatacataggttttttaaaaataattagatgttattttgtttgttaatctatacccttttatttcttttagttctgaatgattttgaattacagaaaaaacatagataagtTGTTAATTAGTATAAAAATCTTAGTGCATTTTTAGTATGTTTACTTTGTACACgtttagaataaatatttattctatgtgatttgattcaaaatactaaatgaataaatattaaataattgctCTTGTATTGATAAAATACCATACAGACCTATTATTGTGGGATAAAGTATAATTAATTTGGTCGATTTTATTGTTAGCTTAAATGTAGTTAAATtccaaaaactaaaagaatattCTGATATTAATGAATGTTTTATTCTCTGTTAATATTATTgatactatataaaagaagaCATGTTAAATTTCTAATAAATAAGTCCAACAATCTTTTGTAAGTAGATTTTTCAAGAGTGATTcctttttaatagaatagatgttTAATCACAACACAGATATCAATGTCACTTGTTTGGGGTaactaaagaagaagataaacttAGTCAGAATATGAGTttgaaaccaaagaagaaccCAAGTAATTTGGTTTGTTATGGCTTTATACCATATTACCATCCATCATAATAATCTATTTGGTACAAATTTATAACACAACGCAAATCATGTAAATGTAGTCATAGCTTTGGCTTTACTTTTCCTGttttttcaatcttttttacctttgttgtcttcatcaccCTTCAGGAATTTCATGAACCAATAAGCAGAAGATTTTGGGTGACGAGACAAACCGTTCTTGTAGTCCACATATACCAAACCGAACCTTTTGGTGAACCCTTGCGCCCACTCGAAGTTGTCCAGCAAAGACCATGCAAAGTATCCCTTTATGTCCACTCCGTCtctgtttcatttttttccaaattaacGTAACTCGGTCTCAACTTCTTGTAAAATGTACATTGACTTGATAAACTtctagtaaataaatatatgaataaagAGACACGTTGGCTCACTTGATAGCCTCAGCGACATTGGCAAGGTAACTCTTGAAGTAGGCAACTCTACGCTTATCGTCTAGCATCTCATGCATAGAAGCAGATCcgtcatcttcatcatccatGCCTGTCGTGTTGCACCAAGAGAACCAAAGCTCAGGACGCATATAAATGAAGTGCGATATAACATAAACTAAGTGTTCACTtaacttgagaaacaaatttcaacaaaaACATGGACAGCAAACCTATTCTGCTCTTCTTAAAAGACTCTGCACTGTACCATATTAAACTGAACACCAGAGTATCAAGGAAAAGTACATACCATTCTCAGTAATAAATATTGGAGGGTGGTTGTATTTTTTGCTGATGTAATTTAAAGTCCTCCGAATTCCCCAGGGTACAATATAAAGCCAATCTGAAGCAGCCTGTAATTGTCACAGATTTGTTTAGTTGATTATTGGCTCATGCATACATGCCTTTAGCATATGTCCTGGAATATAGAGTCATTAGATTGACCGGAGACTAAGAAGGGAGTAGTTCTTACCCTTTCACCTATTGGCTCTCCATCTTCCCATTCAACTATGcacagaaaataaaaagagatgAGTACTAAGAAGGAAGGAAGTAAGTAAGAAGATGCGAGTGGTTAAAAGATATTTCAGCGTTTGTGTTTGTTACCAAGCCTCTCCAGTTCTTGTGCTTGGTAAAAGTCACTCTCAGCTTCTTTGTTAGAGACATGAGCAATTAGCCTCGAAGTGTAGTGGTTTACGCCAAGAAAGTCCCATGAGTTCTGAAGCATAAACTCCCGTTCTTCCGGAGTAAACGTAGGAAGATTATCTCCAAGTTTCTGGCGCATACTTGCAGGATAGTCTCCATAAAACAAAGGATCCAGGAACCTGCAAAGGATTTCAATCCGTTATTTCAAGGATCTCACGGAAGTAATAATGTTTTACTCTCACTAGCAAAGTTTATGATAGTTTGATATTATAACTTTCTTAAACACAAAGGAACAAAAGCTTTATGTAGATAGGTTGGTTGCTCACTAATTACAACGAGATAATCATGGGAACCATCAGTATAAGTGAAGTTTATGCTCTAAAATATCTACCATTACAAAATGAGACATAATTGCAGAAAAAGAGCTATtcctaaaattcaaaaaatttagaaacCCATTTATCAGCAATACGATTCTATCTTCATGCTTAAGAACACACTCAATGCACAGCTTACTTACCATCCAAGTTGAAAGTCAATTCGCCTACCAGCAGCAACCTTGTCCTCCATTTTCTCTGAATTTGCCTCTGCCCACTCACAATCAACCGACAAACCGATTTGTCCACCTTGACTTTCCTATATGTAAACCAAAAAGCACAGTGATAAACCTTTGACGCATCTTCACATAACCAAAGATCcacagtaaaaaaaaactagaatagaCAATGGTCTGAGAATAGGTTAGTGGTTATACCTTGTACTTGCTTCTATATATGGAAACGGCAGTTGCATGGGCCAAAACTTGGTGATGTGATACCAAATATGGTTCGACCAAGGGCTTTTCTTTTCTCCCAGGTGCGAATATCCCAATACAGTGTCCATTCACCGAGGTCTGAAGTGGTTCGTTCAATGTGATCCAATGCTTCACTCTATCACCAAAACTGGCAAAACAAGCATCTGCATAGAG is from Brassica napus cultivar Da-Ae chromosome A4, Da-Ae, whole genome shotgun sequence and encodes:
- the LOC106411064 gene encoding beta-glucosidase 42 isoform X1; this translates as MLTALASPPPSPSASPLPLTRSKEAGMKVKKGQIYGTSSLILKEKFLMVVMAMWLWIITTDIRLRKQTSFSFFLISSHCYFNHLQEDVELIGTLGFSAYRFSISWSRIFPDGLGTEVNEEGVAFYNNLINSLLEKGIEPFVTLYHWDLPSHLQESIGGWTNRKIVDYFGLYADACFASFGDRVKHWITLNEPLQTSVNGHCIGIFAPGRKEKPLVEPYLVSHHQVLAHATAVSIYRSKYKESQGGQIGLSVDCEWAEANSEKMEDKVAAGRRIDFQLGWFLDPLFYGDYPASMRQKLGDNLPTFTPEEREFMLQNSWDFLGVNHYTSRLIAHVSNKEAESDFYQAQELERLVEWEDGEPIGERAASDWLYIVPWGIRRTLNYISKKYNHPPIFITENGMDDEDDGSASMHEMLDDKRRVAYFKSYLANVAEAIKDGVDIKGYFAWSLLDNFEWAQGFTKRFGLVYVDYKNGLSRHPKSSAYWFMKFLKGDEDNKGKKD
- the LOC106411064 gene encoding beta-glucosidase 42 isoform X2, which codes for MAQKLNLPNLAVPPDVNRSSFPSTFTFGVATSAYQIEGGWNEGKKGPNIWDKFTHLEGKVLDGSNGDVAVDHYHRYKEDVELIGTLGFSAYRFSISWSRIFPDGLGTEVNEEGVAFYNNLINSLLEKGIEPFVTLYHWDLPSHLQESIGGWTNRKIVDYFGLYADACFASFGDRVKHWITLNEPLQTSVNGHCIGIFAPGRKEKPLVEPYLVSHHQVLAHATAVSIYRSKYKESQGGQIGLSVDCEWAEANSEKMEDKVAAGRRIDFQLGWFLDPLFYGDYPASMRQKLGDNLPTFTPEEREFMLQNSWDFLGVNHYTSRLIAHVSNKEAESDFYQAQELERLVEWEDGEPIGERAASDWLYIVPWGIRRTLNYISKKYNHPPIFITENGMDDEDDGSASMHEMLDDKRRVAYFKSYLANVAEAIKDGVDIKGYFAWSLLDNFEWAQGFTKRFGLVYVDYKNGLSRHPKSSAYWFMKFLKGDEDNKGKKD